A region from the Thermanaeromonas toyohensis ToBE genome encodes:
- a CDS encoding Ldh family oxidoreductase has product MKSVEASRLEKFAVEALIRVGATESDAKTVATFLVRASLRGIDSHGIMRLPTYVKRAKQGLINTHARIRVVSEVGSLALVDGDNGFGQVVGKEAMDWCIKRAKETGIAAAAIRNSNNFGAASLLAMQASEKGMIGFVFTNTAPAMPPWGGTTLTLGTNPIACAVPSDLGFPIVMDMSTTVVARDKIRAMAKQGKKIPPGWALDKLGRPTEDPLEALDGILLPVGSHKGYCLAFMVEVLSGVLSGSLFGRDVRQIYDFTGPQGVGHFVGCINIEGIMPLNEFKHRLAQLIAQVKSSDLAEGCERIYLPGEIEFNIEQERLRTGIPVPEEVIRELANLGEYEGLEPLLTI; this is encoded by the coding sequence GTGAAATCTGTAGAAGCATCCCGTTTAGAAAAGTTTGCTGTTGAAGCATTAATTAGAGTTGGTGCGACGGAAAGCGATGCAAAAACCGTAGCGACGTTCCTGGTACGTGCTAGCCTGCGGGGAATTGACTCCCATGGTATTATGAGGCTACCGACTTATGTGAAGCGAGCGAAACAAGGGCTTATTAATACCCATGCTAGAATTAGAGTGGTGTCGGAGGTCGGCTCTCTGGCTTTGGTAGATGGTGACAATGGCTTCGGCCAGGTAGTTGGTAAGGAAGCCATGGATTGGTGCATCAAGCGAGCAAAAGAGACAGGTATTGCTGCAGCAGCTATAAGAAACAGTAACAATTTTGGAGCGGCTAGTCTGTTAGCGATGCAAGCTTCGGAAAAAGGGATGATAGGGTTTGTCTTTACAAATACAGCGCCAGCCATGCCTCCATGGGGCGGTACAACCTTGACCCTAGGTACAAATCCCATTGCTTGTGCTGTACCGTCGGACTTAGGCTTTCCCATTGTCATGGATATGTCCACTACTGTGGTAGCCAGAGATAAAATAAGGGCGATGGCGAAACAGGGCAAGAAGATACCTCCGGGCTGGGCTTTAGACAAGTTAGGTCGGCCGACAGAAGATCCACTGGAGGCGCTGGACGGAATCTTATTGCCCGTTGGAAGCCACAAAGGATATTGCTTGGCTTTTATGGTTGAGGTGTTGTCTGGGGTTTTATCTGGTTCGCTGTTCGGGCGAGATGTACGGCAGATATATGATTTCACAGGACCACAAGGTGTGGGGCACTTTGTAGGGTGCATTAATATTGAAGGTATTATGCCTTTAAACGAGTTTAAGCACCGACTTGCCCAATTGATAGCTCAAGTAAAAAGTTCTGATTTAGCTGAAGGATGCGAGAGGATATATTTACCTGGTGAGATAGAGTTCAATATAGAGCAGGAAAGATTGCGGACGGGTATTCCAGTTCCTGAGGAAGTTATAAGGGAATTGGCCAACCTAGGAGAGTATGAAGGGCTGGAACCTCTCCTTACAATATAA
- a CDS encoding hydroxyacid dehydrogenase produces the protein MHIITEPLLEEGLRILQTVGEVKVLEHPSQEVLVKEIVDADAIVVKFAKVTRECIEASKRLKIIAKHGVGVDNIDVETATQRGIWVTNVPSVNADSVAEFTVGLILAVARKIPEGVEQIKAGEWRRESLLGMELKGKCLGIVGFGNIGQRVARKISGFEMRVIAYDPYVSEEKFLQYGVELVDLNTLLKEADIITLHLPLNRETRGLIGEKELRIVKSSAFLINAARSEIVEKYALLSALKEKRLAGAAIDVFDNEPPSPDDPLLKLPNVIGTPHIAAMTREVQEKIVKTVCDDVVRVLNGQVPLNPVNWVET, from the coding sequence ATGCACATAATTACGGAGCCGTTGCTGGAAGAGGGTCTCAGAATTTTGCAGACCGTGGGAGAGGTCAAAGTCCTAGAACATCCTAGCCAGGAAGTTTTAGTGAAGGAAATTGTGGATGCCGATGCGATAGTAGTCAAATTTGCCAAAGTAACCCGAGAGTGTATAGAGGCTTCCAAGCGTTTGAAGATAATAGCTAAACACGGTGTAGGAGTTGATAACATTGATGTCGAAACGGCAACGCAACGGGGGATTTGGGTTACTAACGTACCGAGTGTTAACGCAGATTCGGTAGCGGAGTTTACAGTTGGCCTTATTTTGGCTGTGGCGCGAAAAATACCCGAAGGTGTAGAACAAATTAAGGCTGGTGAGTGGAGGAGAGAGAGCTTGTTGGGGATGGAACTTAAAGGAAAGTGCTTAGGAATAGTGGGATTTGGAAATATAGGCCAGAGGGTTGCACGGAAAATAAGCGGGTTTGAGATGAGAGTGATTGCCTATGATCCCTATGTCTCAGAAGAAAAGTTCCTACAATATGGCGTGGAATTAGTTGACCTTAATACCCTTTTGAAAGAGGCTGATATTATAACTCTTCACCTGCCTCTAAACAGGGAAACGAGAGGCCTAATCGGTGAAAAGGAACTGAGAATAGTCAAATCTTCAGCGTTTCTTATCAATGCTGCGAGAAGCGAGATTGTGGAAAAATATGCTTTATTGTCAGCTCTAAAGGAAAAAAGACTAGCTGGTGCTGCGATAGATGTATTTGATAATGAGCCGCCCTCACCTGACGATCCGCTGTTAAAGTTGCCAAACGTTATTGGAACACCGCACATTGCAGCGATGACCAGAGAAGTTCAAGAAAAGATTGTAAAGACTGTTTGCGATGATGTGGTCAGAGTTCTGAATGGTCAAGTTCCACTTAATCCTGTCAACTGGGTCGAAACCTAA